A window of the Paenibacillus woosongensis genome harbors these coding sequences:
- a CDS encoding S8 family serine peptidase, with translation MKKSLWIRKSFAVILAFALLIGALPGGSSAAAANSLPQHISDLLTSAESAETFISPQIDTSSHNKVRVIVQLEGQPAAVGKYAARMGIRSLAAEATESAVHYEQQDFLNEVKDQGIDLQVNYQYNTVLNGFEVTIPANEIPSLAEIPGVKSIQENSTWYALPIPSATAADAINYDDTPLKQIGADAAWAKGLTGKGLKVGVVDTGVDYTHPDLKDAYKGGYDSFYNDNDPYEEIPLTPAEDPYGTGYGGTAHGTHVAGILVGRAANTSANITQKGVAYEADLYAYKVLGRDLTDPETASGTSAQVIDGIERAVKDGMDVINLSLGSDAEKNVNSPDAIAINNAVLSGIIVVSANGNAGPGQYSMGSPATSQLGIAVGAVTSDSKIYSVHLDAALVDHTGTDASGNPVSATVATYSLSAPRAIGWESGKENLAQILGDVPHEVVYVGLGSLSDYANKDVAGKVVLASRGKLTFTEKVIYAGISGAKAIVIFNGVNDGDDADLDPPNADRDDYIDTTLGDNPLFIPTFDMKGAEGRKLVKAMMENPDLALQFTFGTDYQPLISKGDTLASFSSWGPNADANLSIKPDVMAPGVNILSTYPAYGKSDPNASYDQAYLRNNGTSMSTPYVSGLALLLKQQHPDWTPFDIRAALANTADVIRDENNDLYDVYQQGAGRVNASKATSTPALLQALEPITILDTNYSPKNVINYNSSASFGIIAPGGVAAKNLQLKNTADYDVAYEASIAWHNAGSGVDVTLDKTTITAAAKSASVIRLDLTVADDAKEGFYQGQVNLVSAGKPDLHLPFTIYVGSKLPDNGFGIQEVKLTHSVVYPRRSSQQTADLTFRLTAADTNYYVVDVVSLEDETLGYFTSDMMDDPNQRFAPGVYTIPDIGSKYYLYDEQGNATLTPAQLSTGTYKIYVVAAQLTPSGELAKKGDEPILYQGITSFRVDLSSSNTGGGGGSGTGGGGGGGASGAPGATPGVNPAPAANVPDIPAPQAADISAAASAVIEQGLKQVVIAPVNGDANRSTAALIRDDELNSVLESVGNEAAAVIIPVPGNDKHRSEVRLNAEQIQLLSQKLNAKSTVVVSFEGSAMAIPVSLMKGAPAGAALEIIIAQADSDKSKFAAKAAGAAVIGSPAAFEANWISGSAKKPVEVPSSTFIKRSFTIPGKIGANQAGVLYESNGKIRPVASVVKEQADGSTLVTVSRPGFSVYAAAGRSVEFKDIASSWAASDITALANKFIIEGTSANTFSPKNNLTRAEFTSLLVRSLGLQASGSVTFSDVPAAAWYADDVAAAFEAGLIRGTGDGKFSPNAHVTRQELSAILARALQLTGTELKTANPSLKAYKDEASIAGYAVESVKSLSAAGIISGDLGDSGQSFRPTAPTTRETAASALRQFLQQAGLVE, from the coding sequence TTGAAGAAAAGTTTATGGATTCGCAAATCATTTGCTGTTATTCTGGCTTTTGCATTACTGATCGGGGCTTTGCCTGGCGGAAGCAGCGCTGCGGCAGCAAATTCGCTGCCCCAGCATATCAGCGATTTATTGACTTCAGCCGAATCCGCAGAGACGTTCATTTCGCCGCAGATCGATACAAGCTCTCACAACAAGGTTCGTGTTATTGTTCAGCTCGAAGGACAGCCTGCCGCCGTTGGCAAGTACGCCGCCCGTATGGGCATTCGCTCGCTTGCTGCTGAGGCGACGGAATCTGCAGTGCACTATGAACAGCAGGATTTCCTTAACGAAGTGAAGGACCAAGGCATCGATTTGCAAGTGAATTATCAATACAACACGGTATTAAACGGCTTCGAAGTAACAATTCCTGCTAATGAAATTCCATCCCTTGCCGAGATTCCTGGCGTCAAATCGATCCAGGAGAATAGCACCTGGTATGCTCTTCCGATCCCCTCCGCCACCGCAGCAGATGCCATCAATTATGACGACACTCCACTGAAGCAAATCGGAGCTGATGCCGCTTGGGCCAAAGGATTAACGGGCAAAGGCCTCAAAGTAGGCGTCGTCGATACCGGCGTAGATTATACTCACCCTGATTTGAAAGATGCATATAAAGGCGGGTACGACTCTTTCTACAACGATAACGATCCTTATGAAGAGATCCCGCTTACGCCAGCCGAAGATCCTTATGGAACCGGGTACGGCGGGACGGCTCACGGCACCCACGTCGCGGGCATTCTCGTAGGAAGAGCGGCAAATACGTCCGCAAACATTACCCAAAAAGGCGTTGCCTACGAAGCCGATCTCTATGCCTACAAAGTGCTTGGACGGGATCTGACAGATCCCGAAACGGCGTCCGGCACTTCCGCCCAGGTTATTGACGGCATTGAACGGGCCGTAAAGGACGGTATGGATGTCATCAACCTGTCGCTAGGCTCAGACGCTGAGAAGAACGTCAACTCTCCGGATGCCATCGCCATTAATAATGCCGTTCTGTCCGGAATCATCGTCGTCTCTGCGAACGGGAATGCCGGGCCAGGGCAATATTCTATGGGCTCGCCCGCAACCTCGCAGCTGGGAATTGCCGTTGGCGCCGTTACGAGCGACAGCAAAATATACTCAGTCCATTTAGACGCTGCTTTGGTAGATCATACTGGAACAGATGCCAGCGGAAACCCTGTCTCGGCGACGGTTGCAACTTACAGTTTATCCGCCCCACGTGCCATAGGCTGGGAGAGCGGCAAGGAGAATTTGGCGCAGATTCTCGGTGACGTTCCGCATGAAGTAGTATACGTTGGTCTTGGCAGTCTCTCAGACTATGCCAACAAGGATGTTGCCGGCAAAGTCGTTTTGGCCTCGCGCGGCAAGCTAACCTTCACCGAGAAAGTGATTTATGCAGGCATATCCGGCGCCAAAGCAATCGTAATCTTCAATGGTGTCAACGACGGGGATGATGCTGACTTAGATCCTCCTAACGCAGATAGAGACGATTATATCGACACCACGCTTGGCGACAATCCTCTATTTATACCTACCTTTGATATGAAGGGCGCGGAAGGACGCAAATTAGTCAAAGCCATGATGGAGAACCCGGATTTAGCGCTCCAATTTACTTTTGGAACAGATTACCAACCCTTAATTAGCAAAGGCGATACTTTGGCCAGCTTTTCCTCCTGGGGGCCAAACGCTGATGCCAACTTAAGCATTAAACCGGATGTCATGGCCCCAGGTGTAAATATTTTGTCCACTTATCCAGCGTATGGCAAAAGCGATCCAAACGCTTCCTATGATCAGGCATATTTGCGCAACAACGGAACCAGTATGTCTACCCCGTATGTATCTGGCTTAGCGCTTCTGCTCAAGCAGCAGCATCCGGACTGGACACCGTTCGATATTAGGGCTGCTCTTGCCAACACCGCAGATGTAATCAGAGATGAGAATAACGATTTATACGATGTGTACCAGCAGGGCGCAGGGCGCGTCAATGCAAGCAAGGCGACGAGCACGCCAGCATTGCTGCAGGCTCTGGAGCCGATAACGATTCTGGACACCAATTATTCGCCGAAAAACGTCATTAATTATAACTCCTCGGCGAGCTTCGGCATCATTGCTCCAGGAGGCGTAGCCGCCAAAAACCTGCAGCTTAAAAATACGGCCGATTATGATGTAGCCTATGAAGCTTCCATAGCGTGGCACAATGCAGGTTCAGGGGTAGATGTCACGCTTGATAAGACGACGATCACGGCAGCTGCCAAGTCGGCTTCCGTCATTAGGCTCGACTTGACTGTCGCAGACGATGCGAAAGAAGGCTTCTATCAAGGACAGGTCAATCTGGTCAGCGCTGGCAAACCTGATCTTCATTTACCTTTCACCATATATGTAGGCAGCAAGCTGCCCGATAATGGGTTCGGAATCCAGGAAGTGAAGCTTACCCATTCGGTTGTTTATCCTAGACGAAGCAGCCAGCAAACCGCAGACCTTACCTTCCGATTGACTGCGGCAGACACAAACTATTATGTCGTTGATGTTGTAAGCTTGGAGGATGAGACTTTAGGCTATTTCACAAGTGATATGATGGATGATCCAAACCAGCGCTTTGCGCCTGGCGTGTATACTATACCGGACATCGGCAGCAAATATTATCTTTATGACGAGCAAGGCAACGCAACGCTAACTCCTGCTCAGCTCAGTACCGGAACTTATAAAATATACGTTGTCGCAGCTCAGCTTACACCAAGTGGTGAGTTAGCAAAAAAAGGCGATGAGCCGATTTTATATCAGGGCATTACGTCCTTCCGGGTAGATCTTAGTTCGAGCAACACTGGCGGTGGTGGAGGCAGTGGCACCGGCGGTGGCGGTGGGGGTGGTGCAAGCGGTGCTCCGGGAGCAACTCCTGGCGTGAATCCTGCTCCGGCTGCGAACGTTCCTGACATCCCAGCACCACAAGCTGCCGACATTAGCGCAGCAGCCAGCGCAGTCATCGAACAAGGGTTAAAGCAAGTGGTGATTGCTCCAGTCAACGGTGATGCAAATCGTTCCACGGCGGCTCTTATCCGTGATGATGAATTGAACTCCGTGCTGGAATCGGTCGGCAACGAGGCGGCAGCCGTTATCATTCCCGTTCCCGGCAATGATAAACACCGCAGCGAGGTAAGGCTTAATGCTGAGCAAATTCAGCTTTTATCCCAGAAGCTGAATGCAAAGAGCACCGTAGTAGTAAGTTTTGAAGGCTCTGCTATGGCAATTCCAGTATCTCTGATGAAAGGAGCGCCTGCTGGCGCCGCATTAGAAATCATCATTGCGCAAGCAGATTCGGACAAATCTAAATTCGCTGCCAAAGCCGCAGGTGCTGCGGTCATCGGTTCACCTGCAGCCTTCGAGGCAAACTGGATTTCGGGTTCCGCTAAGAAACCTGTAGAGGTGCCAAGCAGCACATTTATTAAGCGCTCCTTCACGATTCCCGGCAAAATCGGAGCCAATCAGGCCGGCGTGCTCTACGAATCCAACGGAAAGATCCGTCCCGTAGCCTCCGTAGTCAAAGAGCAGGCAGACGGTTCTACGCTAGTTACGGTCAGCCGTCCCGGCTTCTCCGTATATGCTGCGGCCGGACGTTCTGTAGAATTCAAAGACATCGCCAGCTCCTGGGCAGCTTCCGATATTACTGCTCTGGCGAATAAGTTCATCATTGAGGGTACCTCGGCAAACACGTTCTCGCCGAAGAACAATCTGACGCGCGCCGAATTCACCTCCCTGCTCGTTCGGTCGCTGGGCCTACAAGCAAGCGGCTCGGTCACATTCTCGGACGTGCCCGCTGCAGCTTGGTATGCAGACGATGTGGCGGCCGCATTCGAGGCTGGGCTGATTCGAGGCACAGGCGATGGCAAATTCTCGCCAAATGCCCATGTAACCCGCCAGGAGCTGAGCGCTATTTTGGCCCGGGCCTTACAGCTCACGGGCACCGAGCTAAAGACGGCCAATCCGTCGCTCAAAGCTTATAAAGATGAAGCCAGTATTGCAGGCTATGCTGTAGAGAGCGTTAAGTCGCTGTCAGCGGCTGGCATCATAAGCGGCGACCTGGGCGACAGCGGCCAGAGCTTCCGTCCAACTGCGCCGACAACGCGCGAGACGGCTGCCTCCGCGCTACGCCAATTCCTGCAACAGGCTGGGTTGGTTGAATAA
- a CDS encoding suppressor of fused domain protein yields MSKNEQSSSGYPIYRHGPRTKEFQLASGDAEAMVRIEEHIEAHIGKIEGVYHEIISDLVHVDIFIVAPTPERNYYTLVTCGMSNLPMTVPEGAENFKYAELMICLPPTWQMTEDAFQDENYYWPVRCLKQLARFPHEYDTWLFAEHTIPNGDPAEPYAHNTKLSGMMLTVPSVVDNIESFFTLTFSEDKAVHFFSLLPLYKEEMELKVNRGAEALYPKLEKAGINEILNPARKNVCKKTFWIF; encoded by the coding sequence ATGAGCAAAAATGAACAGTCTTCTTCCGGTTACCCGATCTACCGGCACGGGCCGCGTACGAAGGAGTTTCAGCTGGCTTCGGGCGACGCAGAAGCTATGGTTAGAATTGAAGAGCATATTGAGGCGCATATTGGAAAAATAGAGGGCGTATACCATGAAATCATTTCGGATTTGGTGCATGTGGATATTTTTATAGTAGCTCCGACCCCTGAGCGGAATTATTATACGCTGGTGACCTGCGGGATGAGCAATCTGCCCATGACTGTACCGGAAGGCGCCGAAAATTTTAAATACGCCGAACTGATGATCTGTTTGCCGCCAACCTGGCAGATGACCGAAGATGCATTCCAGGACGAGAATTATTATTGGCCGGTTCGCTGCCTGAAGCAGCTGGCCAGATTTCCGCATGAATACGACACATGGCTATTCGCCGAGCATACGATCCCGAACGGCGATCCGGCCGAGCCGTATGCGCACAATACGAAGCTGTCGGGAATGATGCTTACGGTGCCTTCGGTCGTAGATAATATAGAATCTTTTTTTACGCTAACTTTCTCTGAAGATAAGGCGGTGCATTTCTTCAGCCTGCTCCCTCTGTACAAAGAGGAGATGGAACTGAAGGTAAACCGTGGGGCCGAGGCTTTATATCCTAAACTGGAAAAGGCGGGAATAAACGAAATTCTGAATCCAGCCCGCAAAAATGTTTGCAAAAAAACGTTTTGGATTTTTTAA
- a CDS encoding GNAT family N-acetyltransferase produces the protein MRITAAERTDLQQILQLQYQAYESEAHIYQDDQIPPLTQTLADFIEESQSHTILKAVLEDGMIIGSARAREGNGTCYIGKVIVHPDYQNRGIGTALIRELERLFAHTARFELFTGHRSERNLYLYQKLGYSIYRTEPVHERLNLVFLEKLMYQDGRDELLAAFQDWIAFAVQLKEREEPYWNQPVAPGKWPLRAVVSHIMLWDKYFYEHAIDKIYRQEPLTLQHTDYDEFNRKAQLYGEQTSITSLAEQAIFYREKIIAAIRSLTDESYNKEYIDADGHPFFVAQYLKDFIPHDQHHIAQMEEKHGEQR, from the coding sequence ATGAGGATAACCGCCGCCGAAAGAACTGATTTACAGCAAATTTTGCAGCTTCAATATCAGGCTTACGAGAGTGAAGCCCATATTTATCAGGATGACCAAATCCCGCCGTTAACGCAAACGTTGGCGGATTTCATAGAAGAATCGCAGTCGCATACGATATTGAAAGCCGTTCTGGAGGACGGTATGATTATCGGTTCGGCAAGAGCCCGCGAGGGTAATGGAACATGTTATATTGGAAAAGTCATCGTCCACCCCGATTACCAGAATCGGGGGATCGGCACAGCGCTCATTCGGGAGCTTGAGCGGCTATTTGCTCACACCGCAAGATTCGAGTTGTTTACCGGACATCGGAGCGAAAGAAATCTGTACCTGTATCAGAAGCTCGGATACAGTATTTATCGCACCGAACCGGTACATGAGCGGTTAAATCTCGTCTTCCTGGAGAAACTGATGTACCAGGATGGAAGGGACGAGCTTTTAGCCGCATTCCAGGATTGGATTGCTTTTGCAGTCCAGCTGAAAGAACGGGAGGAACCTTATTGGAATCAGCCGGTCGCTCCGGGTAAATGGCCGCTGCGAGCCGTTGTCAGCCATATCATGCTGTGGGATAAATATTTCTATGAACATGCCATCGACAAGATCTATAGACAGGAGCCGCTGACCCTTCAGCATACCGACTATGATGAATTCAACCGGAAGGCGCAGTTGTACGGCGAACAGACAAGCATCACGAGTTTGGCCGAGCAGGCGATTTTCTACAGAGAGAAGATCATAGCCGCCATCCGATCATTAACGGACGAGTCCTACAATAAAGAATACATTGATGCGGACGGGCATCCGTTTTTCGTAGCGCAATATTTGAAGGATTTCATCCCGCATGACCAGCACCATATAGCCCAGATGGAGGAGAAGCATGGAGAGCAGCGTTAA
- the nagZ gene encoding beta-N-acetylhexosaminidase: MKHVMRITLMAIIIFMLAISAACAPKQAPNANQGSEAPEQSGEHVQQPENGANPQESGNNNSHGQEEDSVRDMLEQLSTAEKIGQLVMVGVEGTAPDDTARQFIESYHVGGFIFYKNNISDTKQAVGFFNELKKMNAHNRVPLLLSVDEEGGRVSRMPEQFQALPAAQTIGASGSAELASGLGAVVGKELAGFGLNMDFAPVMDINSNPDNPVIGSRSFGNEAKIVSEMGIAMLQGIKQEGVIPVVKHFPGHGDTSVDSHLGLPVVEHDMERLRKLELVPFAKAIEEGADVVMVAHLLMPKLDAEQPASFSKAVIHDVLREELSFEGVVVTDDMTMGAIVKHYDIGEAAVKFIQGGGNIVLVGHERERQLAVIDALTAAVKRGDIPAEVLDERVYTILKLKEKYGLKDDPASGPDIGAINEEITDILTKHKIKTVK; encoded by the coding sequence ATGAAGCATGTGATGCGTATAACCTTAATGGCCATAATCATATTCATGCTTGCCATTTCGGCAGCCTGCGCGCCAAAGCAAGCCCCAAATGCCAATCAGGGCTCGGAGGCGCCGGAGCAATCCGGGGAGCATGTCCAGCAGCCAGAGAACGGAGCAAATCCGCAGGAGAGCGGCAATAATAACAGTCACGGACAGGAGGAGGATTCTGTCCGGGACATGCTGGAACAGCTAAGTACGGCGGAGAAGATCGGCCAATTGGTTATGGTCGGCGTGGAAGGCACGGCACCGGATGATACGGCTCGCCAATTCATTGAATCCTATCATGTTGGCGGATTTATTTTCTACAAGAACAACATTAGCGATACCAAGCAGGCTGTCGGTTTCTTCAATGAGCTTAAGAAAATGAATGCGCATAACAGGGTGCCCTTATTGCTTAGCGTTGACGAAGAAGGAGGCCGGGTTTCCCGGATGCCGGAGCAATTCCAAGCGCTGCCCGCTGCGCAGACCATCGGCGCTTCCGGCAGCGCCGAACTGGCTTCCGGCCTCGGAGCCGTAGTTGGCAAAGAGCTGGCGGGATTCGGGCTGAACATGGACTTTGCCCCTGTAATGGATATCAACAGCAATCCGGATAATCCGGTGATCGGCAGCCGCTCATTCGGCAATGAGGCAAAGATCGTCAGCGAAATGGGAATTGCCATGCTGCAAGGGATCAAGCAGGAGGGAGTCATTCCTGTGGTCAAGCATTTTCCCGGGCATGGCGACACTTCGGTGGACTCCCATTTGGGCTTGCCTGTGGTCGAGCATGATATGGAGCGGCTGCGGAAGCTGGAACTTGTGCCCTTTGCTAAAGCGATTGAAGAAGGGGCGGACGTCGTGATGGTCGCTCACTTGCTGATGCCAAAGCTTGATGCCGAACAGCCCGCTTCGTTCTCTAAAGCGGTCATCCACGATGTGCTGCGTGAGGAACTGAGCTTCGAAGGCGTTGTCGTGACTGACGATATGACGATGGGAGCGATCGTAAAGCACTATGACATCGGAGAGGCGGCCGTGAAATTCATTCAAGGCGGGGGCAATATCGTACTGGTTGGACATGAGCGGGAACGGCAGCTTGCGGTAATCGATGCCCTGACTGCGGCCGTCAAGCGTGGAGATATTCCGGCAGAGGTGCTGGACGAACGGGTATACACTATTTTGAAGCTGAAAGAGAAGTACGGACTGAAGGATGATCCGGCGTCCGGCCCCGATATCGGGGCTATTAACGAAGAGATCACGGATATTTTGACCAAACATAAAATCAAGACAGTCAAATGA
- a CDS encoding DUF1361 domain-containing protein, whose product MRDWRALGYPSKWILYLILFIATLIGMRYVVLTQLPEGGRPPYLFMLWNTFLAWIPLGLAIVLDMVSLLKGKMLKLLLFLGGGLLWLFFYPNAAYLITDLLHPFYRYPISSGTGIRFWEENLFWDHLFTILFAAMLGLAIATASLASVHALVRKYLGTVIGWIFAIAVLLLSSFGVYIGRFIRWNSWDVLQDPVRIVGETIIYLMDFEYLRHAIGFCKWIFLITLFCYVAAYYFGIAQQSQSNR is encoded by the coding sequence TTGCGTGATTGGAGAGCGCTTGGATACCCGAGCAAATGGATACTGTACCTGATTCTGTTTATCGCCACACTGATCGGCATGAGATATGTCGTACTTACGCAGCTGCCGGAAGGAGGGAGACCTCCGTATTTATTTATGCTGTGGAACACGTTTTTGGCATGGATTCCACTTGGCCTGGCGATCGTGCTGGATATGGTCAGTTTACTGAAGGGAAAGATGCTGAAGCTGTTGCTGTTCCTTGGGGGCGGGCTGCTGTGGCTGTTTTTCTATCCCAATGCCGCTTATTTGATTACGGATCTGCTGCATCCGTTTTACCGCTATCCTATTTCTTCCGGTACGGGAATTCGGTTCTGGGAGGAAAATTTGTTCTGGGATCATTTATTTACGATACTGTTCGCCGCAATGCTTGGGCTGGCCATTGCCACGGCCTCTTTAGCATCGGTTCATGCGCTCGTGCGCAAATATTTGGGAACGGTTATAGGCTGGATATTCGCTATTGCCGTTTTGCTGCTTAGCAGCTTTGGCGTATACATAGGAAGATTCATTCGCTGGAATAGCTGGGATGTGCTTCAAGACCCTGTACGTATCGTAGGCGAAACAATCATATATTTGATGGATTTCGAATATTTGCGGCATGCGATCGGCTTCTGCAAATGGATATTCCTGATTACTCTATTCTGTTATGTGGCTGCTTATTATTTTGGTATTGCCCAGCAATCGCAGAGTAACAGATAA
- a CDS encoding ion channel has protein sequence MQSWWIWLNVLVMLALVGILYILNKRVTSRFILLAPIVVYVIISLEDLFGWIDIASLLHSEGALRALIVLFVLGSVILYVLYIFRKIADTANNLVGLKVVVIRISTTTLSCIVFFTIVHTSIYKLFKGGSFLGDNIGSDTLSQLITFLYFSAATFTTTGYGDIMPADNTSRLVVVMELFFSFVTVAYAISMLGVFRQIFKEGPEAANHSEPKEEGVEERL, from the coding sequence GTGCAATCATGGTGGATTTGGTTAAATGTGCTGGTCATGCTTGCATTGGTCGGCATACTGTACATTCTCAACAAAAGGGTCACGAGCCGCTTTATATTGCTTGCGCCGATCGTTGTTTACGTGATCATATCCCTCGAGGACTTGTTCGGCTGGATTGATATCGCGTCACTGCTGCATTCAGAAGGGGCGCTTAGGGCACTGATCGTATTATTCGTCCTCGGCTCAGTCATTTTGTATGTTCTGTACATTTTTCGAAAAATCGCGGATACGGCCAATAACCTGGTAGGACTCAAGGTTGTGGTGATCCGCATCAGTACCACTACCCTGTCCTGTATTGTATTTTTTACGATTGTACATACTTCGATTTACAAGCTGTTCAAGGGCGGGAGCTTCCTGGGCGACAATATCGGCAGCGATACGCTGTCCCAGTTGATTACGTTCCTGTACTTCAGCGCCGCTACCTTCACAACGACGGGCTACGGGGATATTATGCCGGCGGACAATACGTCCAGGCTGGTCGTTGTTATGGAACTGTTCTTCAGCTTCGTAACCGTAGCTTACGCAATATCCATGCTGGGCGTTTTTCGGCAGATATTCAAGGAAGGGCCGGAAGCGGCTAATCATTCTGAGCCCAAGGAAGAAGGAGTAGAAGAAAGATTGTAA
- a CDS encoding GNAT family N-acetyltransferase, giving the protein MSMYTKRECSQGIPVLESPRLILRRITPEDCEDLHQYMIHPLVQRTISFEPQTLLFPARLYRYFAECYESLRDLHWAIESKQSRSITGVCSLQHWDRLQGKARLGYLLSPAYWRQGYATEAARSLIHFGFESLELNRIEARCSQANPASERVLQKCGMAYVKAVPAVSGKRGEEEMLKLYAINRGNIAN; this is encoded by the coding sequence ATGAGTATGTACACCAAACGGGAGTGCAGCCAAGGAATTCCCGTTCTGGAAAGTCCGCGTCTCATCTTACGCCGGATTACGCCGGAAGATTGCGAAGATCTGCATCAATACATGATTCATCCGCTAGTTCAGCGCACGATTTCGTTTGAGCCGCAGACCTTGCTGTTTCCGGCCCGGTTGTACCGTTATTTTGCGGAATGCTACGAGAGTCTCCGCGATCTCCATTGGGCTATAGAATCGAAGCAATCCCGCAGCATTACAGGGGTCTGTTCTCTGCAGCACTGGGATCGTCTCCAAGGCAAGGCCCGGCTTGGTTATTTGCTGTCTCCGGCATACTGGCGCCAGGGCTACGCGACGGAAGCTGCCAGATCTTTAATTCATTTTGGTTTTGAATCCTTGGAACTCAACCGGATTGAAGCTCGCTGTTCGCAGGCGAATCCTGCATCGGAGCGCGTTCTGCAAAAATGCGGAATGGCCTATGTCAAAGCGGTGCCGGCTGTATCGGGGAAACGAGGGGAAGAAGAGATGCTTAAGCTGTACGCGATAAACCGGGGAAATATTGCGAATTAG
- a CDS encoding histidinol-phosphatase, with product MKFDLHTHHFRCGHADGNIRDYIEAGIKEGLSVIGISDHTPYFGSPEEQPFPKIAMAKQELSNYVEEVLQLKREYEGKIDVLLGIESDFFPEHAEIYRQTLAKYPFDYVIGSVHSVGNVSIFNKNRWKKLNEKQRIADKEAYYALIRESARSGMFQILGHIDAMKGNYPAFSDIPAAEAIDETLKVIAEEGVAIEINTSGKTKLSGGWYPSDSILERALHFGVEVTFGSDAHVPSRVADELELVAARLKEIGFTEWVYYKNKTKQTVPL from the coding sequence ATGAAATTCGATCTGCACACCCACCACTTCCGCTGCGGACATGCCGACGGCAACATCCGCGATTACATCGAGGCTGGAATCAAAGAGGGACTGTCCGTTATCGGCATCAGCGATCACACTCCGTATTTTGGCAGTCCGGAGGAGCAGCCATTCCCGAAGATTGCAATGGCGAAGCAGGAGCTTAGTAATTACGTCGAGGAAGTCCTTCAGCTGAAACGCGAATACGAAGGAAAAATCGATGTTCTGCTCGGAATTGAATCTGATTTTTTCCCCGAGCATGCCGAAATCTACCGCCAAACGCTGGCGAAGTATCCGTTCGATTATGTCATCGGGTCAGTTCACAGTGTCGGCAACGTCAGCATTTTCAACAAAAATCGCTGGAAGAAGCTCAATGAGAAACAGCGCATCGCCGACAAAGAGGCCTATTACGCCTTAATTCGGGAATCGGCCCGCAGCGGCATGTTCCAGATTCTCGGCCATATTGATGCCATGAAGGGAAACTATCCTGCTTTCTCGGACATTCCCGCAGCGGAAGCGATCGATGAGACACTTAAGGTCATTGCCGAGGAGGGCGTTGCCATAGAGATCAACACCTCTGGCAAGACGAAGCTGTCCGGAGGCTGGTACCCCTCGGATTCCATTCTGGAGAGAGCATTGCATTTCGGGGTCGAAGTCACCTTCGGATCAGATGCCCATGTGCCTTCCCGCGTAGCCGACGAGCTGGAGCTCGTTGCCGCCCGCCTCAAGGAAATCGGCTTCACAGAATGGGTATATTACAAAAACAAAACCAAACAAACCGTTCCACTGTAA
- a CDS encoding LysR family transcriptional regulator: protein MNISQLETLLMISKTKSFRKAGEMLNLTQPAVSAQIKSLEDEFNTVLVDRNQPVKLTDRGQVFLERAEAILDIVEELKQKLSDMEHIPQGHIVLGTTTSIAIQILPRILSYFQDQFPLIKTTIQSMPSSQIYQNVEQGLVDIGIGYLIENNPQVHASVLYYDTFALVVSPLHPLAQAKFPTLDMLKEVPMIMLSPDTVGRRFVDEVFRKHAIEPEIVVELSSSEEVKRMVEINLGAAIISKQSVMRELRQGSLFNVPIPELETSHPVGVIYKSGRYINSAMQQFLGDLKGMPETHFIGSE from the coding sequence ATGAACATAAGCCAACTGGAAACGCTGCTTATGATTTCCAAGACCAAAAGTTTTCGCAAGGCGGGGGAAATGCTCAACCTGACTCAACCCGCAGTTTCCGCGCAAATCAAAAGCCTGGAGGACGAGTTCAATACAGTGCTTGTCGACCGCAATCAGCCTGTGAAATTGACTGATCGCGGACAGGTATTTCTGGAGCGTGCCGAGGCTATCCTTGATATTGTCGAAGAGCTGAAGCAGAAGCTGTCCGATATGGAGCATATCCCGCAGGGACATATCGTGCTAGGCACGACCACTTCGATCGCCATACAAATTTTGCCGCGGATTCTATCCTATTTCCAAGATCAATTTCCTCTGATCAAAACGACGATTCAATCTATGCCCTCCTCGCAAATTTATCAAAATGTCGAGCAAGGTCTCGTTGATATCGGCATCGGCTATTTGATCGAGAATAACCCACAGGTTCATGCGTCCGTACTGTATTACGATACGTTCGCTCTCGTCGTATCTCCGCTTCACCCCTTGGCTCAGGCGAAATTCCCCACGCTGGACATGCTGAAAGAGGTTCCCATGATCATGCTGTCTCCAGATACCGTAGGCAGACGCTTCGTCGACGAGGTCTTCCGCAAGCATGCCATAGAGCCTGAAATCGTCGTGGAGCTGTCGAGCAGCGAGGAAGTGAAGCGAATGGTGGAAATCAATTTGGGCGCGGCGATCATTTCCAAGCAATCCGTGATGCGGGAGCTCCGCCAGGGTTCACTGTTCAACGTCCCCATCCCCGAGCTGGAAACGAGCCATCCTGTCGGCGTCATTTATAAATCTGGCCGATATATCAATTCGGCAATGCAGCAATTCCTAGGCGATTTAAAAGGTATGCCTGAAACCCATTTCATCGGTTCCGAATAA